A genomic window from Lotus japonicus ecotype B-129 chromosome 1, LjGifu_v1.2 includes:
- the LOC130727682 gene encoding E3 ubiquitin-protein ligase WAV3, translating into MGTGWRRAFCTRDPESTLSDKQHSSHSPSPSPRSCARLNFFSGGSNPSTPRLQQQQSQPVNSPSLRCRTLAEAAATVNESPRFQSKTTPRATKSPKTVAASNPNSPRSPLKLSLFKNSFKFRSSCGICLNSVKTGQGTAIYTAECSHAFHFPCIAAHVRKRGSLICPVCNAVWKDVPLLAAHKNLGPESTAQNDVAADKPNASEKKRAESPSPVFQTKNLDPPQQQPQSQAKHSDSVRAYDDDEPLLSPIAGGRIIPIPEADENAEDEEDDDVGEFQGFFVTAKPSSSVKSYSDDVQASDGDSRTVQVKLMPECAVVSVSRSHETYALVLKVKAPPARSAASSATNLDSPHRAPIDLVTVLDLGGSMTGAKLHMLKRAMRLVISSLGSADRLSIVAFSATSKRLFPLRRMTANGQRLARRIVDRLVTGQGTAVSDALKKATKVLEDRRERNPVASVMLLSDGQDERVQNNSNKSSNQRKTWSHVSSTSTRFAHIEIPVHAFGFGAKSGYSNDPGEDAFAKCVGGLLSVVVQDLRIQLGFQSDSGRAEISAIYTCSGRPTLLSSGAVRLGDLYAEEERELLVELRVPSWGVGSHHVMTVRCLYKDPGSQEIVYGKEQGLVVPSPQSLRSGTRIERLRNLFITTRAVAESRRVLEQNADFTSAHHLLASARALLVQSGSASAAEYVRGLEAELAEVHWRRQQVEQVQVQIQQQQQQRRRGSDREVMSLVDENGEPLTPTSAWRAAEKLAKMAMIKKSLNRVSDLHGFENARF; encoded by the exons ATGGGTACGGGTTGGAGAAGAGCTTTTTGCACTCGAGACCCTGAATCCACCCTATCAGATAAGCAACATAGTAGCCACAGTCCAAGTCCAAGCCCACGAAGCTGCGCTCGATTGAACTTCTTCTCCGGAGGTAGCAACCCCTCCACTCCACGGTTGCAGCAGCAACAATCTCAACCGGTCAACAGTCCAAGCTTGCGTTGCAGAACACTCGCAGAAGCAGCAGCAACTGTTAATGAAAGCCCCAGATTTCAAAGCAAAACCACTCCCAGAGCCACCAAGTCCCCCAAAACTGTTGCAGCCTCAAATCCAAATTCTCCTCGCTCACCTCTCAAGTTGTCCTTGTTCAAAAACAGTTTCAAATTCAGG AGTAGCTGTGGAATCTGCTTGAACAGCGTGAAAACTGGACAAGGCACTGCAATTTACACAGCAGAATGCTCACATGCTTTCCATTTCCCGTGTATTGCTGCACATGTACGCAAGCGTGGTAGCTTGATTTGTCCCGTCTGCAACGCTGTCTGGAAAGATGTGCCTCTGCTGGCTGCGCACAAGAATCTCGGCCCTGAATCCACCGCCCAGAACGACGTCGCCGCCGATAAGCCCAATGCCAGTGAGAAAAAGCGAGCAGAAAGCCCCTCACCGGTGTTTCAAACCAAGAATCTGGATCCACCTCAACAGCAACCGCAATCACAAGCAAAGCATTCCGATTCAGTCAGAGCCTACGACGATGATGAGCCTCTCCTTTCTCCCATCGCCGGCGGACGGATCATCCCCATTCCCGAAGCCGATGAGAATGcagaagatgaggaagatgaCGACGTCGGCGAGTTCCAAGGCTTCTTCGTAACCGCAAAGCCTTCATCCTCAGTCAAATCCTACTCCGATGATGTTCAAGCCAGCGACGGTGATTCCAGAACTGTTCAGGTGAAGCTGATGCCGGAGTGTGCAGTAGTATCAGTTTCCCGGAGCCACGAGACTTACGCTTTAGTTTTAAAAGTGAAAGCTCCTCCGGCGAGGAGCGCCGCCAGCAGCGCCACCAATCTGGACTCTCCACACCGCGCACCGATAGATCTCGTAACGGTGCTCGATCTCGGTGGAAGTATGACAGGAGCAAAGCTTCACATGCTGAAGCGCGCGATGCGTTTGGTGATTTCCTCACTCGGCTCCGCTGACAGGCTCTCCATCGTGGCATTCTCCGCCACCTCCAAACGCCTCTTCCCGCTGCGGAGAATGACGGCCAACGGCCAACGCCTGGCTCGCCGCATCGTTGACCGCCTCGTTACCGGTCAAGGAACCGCCGTGAGTGATGCATTGAAGAAAGCCACGAAGGTTCTAGAGGATCGCCGGGAGAGAAACCCGGTGGCCAGCGTCATGCTCCTATCCGACGGCCAGGATGAAAGAGTTCAAAACAACAGCAACAAATCAAGTAATCAACGGAAGACATGGAGCCACGTGTCCTCCACCTCAACGCGATTCGCGCACATCGAGATTCCGGTTCACGCGTTTGGATTTGGGGCCAAAAGCGGTTACAGTAACGACCCGGGTGAAGATGCGTTTGCGAAATGCGTGGGTGGGCTTTTGAGTGTTGTGGTTCAAGACTTGAGGATTCAACTGGGCTTTCAATCTGATTCGGGCCGGGCCGAGATCAGTGCTATTTACACATGCAGTGGCAGGCCCACGCTGCTTAGTTCCGGCGCGGTGAGGCTCGGCGATTTATACGCCGAGGAAGAGAGGGAGTTGTTAGTTGAGCTGAGGGTTCCGTCGTGGGGGGTTGGGTCCCACCATGTGATGACGGTTAGGTGCCTCTACAAGGATCCTGGTAGCCAGGAGATTGTGTACGGTAAGGAACAGGGGCTTGTGGTGCCCTCTCCACAGAGCTTGCGTTCAGGCACAAGAATCGAGAGGCTGAGGAATCTTTTCATAACGACTCGAGCCGTAGCCGAGTCGAGGAGGGTGTTGGAGCAGAACGCTGACTTCACCAGCGCTCATCATTTGCTGGCTTCGGCTCGAGCTCTTTTGGTTCAGTCCGGCTCGGCTTCGGCTGCGGAGTATGTTCGTGGCTTGGAGGCTGAGCTCGCGGAGGTTCATTGGCGGAGGCAGCAAGTGGAGCAGGTTCAGGTTCAGAttcagcaacaacaacagcaacggAGAAGAGGGAGCGATAGGGAGGTGATGAGCTTGGTGGATGAAAATGGTGAGCCACTGACTCCCACATCAGCTTGGAGAGCGGCGGAGAAGCTGGCTAAGATGGCGATGATTAAGAAGTCTTTGAATAGGGTCAGTGACTTACACGGCTTTGAAAATGCtaggttttaa